AGTGTACATAGTCAAATATCTTTTACTCACAATCAAGGGGGCAACCATTTCAGTGATCGATCAGTTCATGTGGTGAACATCCTCAGCAACATCTCCTACTATCTGTTATCCACTGCAGCAATTCGGAGGGGCATAATGATTTGCTGATGTCGTCAATACACACGCCAATacgtggtggggggggtggggggtccgtAGCCAAATGGCTAAAGAGCATACCACATGACCACACTGTCACAACGTCGCCCGTTCGAGTCCAGCCGGAGACTTCTGTTGCATGACAtaccctcccccccctttttcctgacTATCTCTCCACTGCCACGGACAAATAAAAAGGTCaagaaaaaacccaaacaaacaaaataatagtaataaaaaacAGCCGTGAATAAGGGGAGCACTGACACTTCTCCCACTTCAGGCATTGATAATGGCCGAGATAAGAGCTTAACGAGACAGCTCACCCCCAAAATAAAAGCAATACTGTTTTCCTCGTATCTGCTGCGCTCTTTATCCACCCAGGTTGTTTTGGTGCGGGTTGCAGAGTTCTGGAGGGATGTTGCCGTAGAGATGTCCGCCTTCTCCCCAATACAATAGAACTGGATGGCACAAAGCGCCCAAAAATACATGTGAGAAACTGAAACTGCAATGTGTGTTCCCAGAAGTCCTGAGCTGGTTACCCGAGATGGTCCACAGACCCTGTGAGCAGCTGCTTCATGTGGGAACTGTTCTGCTAGTGTAACGGGGGGAACCAGCTACACCTACGGGAAGCTGATCTGTGGCCTTtggttttggggtgaactgtccctttaaaccTAAAGGTAGTGTAGGTTTCCAAAGAATGAAGCCTCGGCTTGTCGCTCTAACCACTCCCTTCGTCTGTATCCACATTagaaccaaacaaacacacacacactatatatatatatatatatatatatatatatatatatatatccccccacAGGACCACTCTGTAAAGGTTAACTGTTTACTTCGACTCAAGATATATTTGGTACAGACCGGCTGtcgattagcaaaaaaaaaaaagaagaaggttaaTAAGAAGAACAGGGGCCCAGAGGTCAAAACACTGTGGCTCCACGCGCTCCTCGCCTGACTCCACCCGCATTAGTCTCCAACCCTCCTCGCGAGAGGGTCAAAAGACAATTAAAGGTGCTTGCAGCTACTGAGAAGCAACAATTATTCACACACCTTTTCAGTGCAAGGAATCAAACAATTAACTCATTGCATGCTAATTATTCAAATATTTATATTTCATATTTTATCAATAAaccggttagtgcggtcgcctcactgcaagaaggtcctgggcttgagCCCCGGATGGTCCAGCTttgggggtggtcctctgtgtggagtttgcatgttctccccgtgtctgtgtgggttttctcccacagtccaaagacatgtaggagtgtgtgtgtgtgtgtgtgtgtgtgtgtccctctcggccggccctgtgatggcctggcggcctgcccagggtgtctccccgcctgccgcccagtgactgctggaagaggccccggcgaccctgagagcaggatgagcggttaagatactggatggatggatcaataaAGTGCATTAGGCTCCTACATACAGGTAGTGAAATGACCCTGACACTATCCTAGGAGGCTCACAGGGTTAATGACCCTGACAGTATCCTAGGAGGCTCACAGGGTTAATGACCCTGACACTATCCTAGGAGGCTCACAGGGTTAATGACCCTGACAGTATCCTAGGAGGCTCACAGGGTTAATGACCCTGACAGTATCCTAGGAGGCTCACAGGGTTTATGACCCTGACAGTATCCTAGGAGGCTCACAGGGTTAATGACCCTGACAGTATCCTAGGAGGCTCACAGGGTTAATGACCCTGACAGTATCCTAGGAGGCTCACAGGGTTAATGACCCTGACAGTATCCTAGGAGGCTCACAGGGTTAATGACCCTGACAGTATCCTAGGAGGCTCACAGGGTTAATGACCCTGACAGTATCCTAGGAGGCTCACAGGGCTAATGACCCTGACAGTATCCTAGGAGGCTCACAGGGCTAATGACCCTGACAGTATCCTAGGAGGCTCACAGGGCTAATGACCCTGACAGTATCCTAGGAGGCTCACAGGGTTAATGACCCTGACACTATCCTAGGAGGCTCACAGGGTTAATGACCCTGACAGTATCCTAAGAGGCTCACAGGGTTAATGACCCTGACAGTATCCTAGGAGGCTCACAGGGTTAATGACCCTGACAGTATCTTAGGAGGCTCACAGGGTTAATGACCCTGACAGTATCCTAGGAGGCTCACAGGGTTAATGACCCTGACAGTATCCTAGGAGGCTCACAGGGCTAATGACCCTGACAGTATCCTAGGAGGCTCACAGGGTTAATGACCCTGCATGAGAATGAATGACTAGGCATACTTCAGCAATAAAGCTTTTCATTGACAAAGCACGAAATAACTAGGACATGTTCAAGAATATTAACAAATCAAGTATATTAATGTAAAAAcgacaaaataaatacaaataaatataattaaaagtAATTAAAATCTTAACGTTTAAACACATATCAACAGTTTAAAAACTGCATCTCAGTGAAGTGAATTCAGTGTGCTAAGGTGATAGTCTGCGAGGGATGTGTTCATCACGTTCACGTTTCCTATTTCTCTTTTCTGCCAAGTCATCAGTGACGTCATCGTATGGCAGCCCCATCTGTGAAAAAAACCCACCCCTAACCCCTCTAGTGGTTAGGGGTGGCTATTGCAGTTGCGTATAACGCAAATAAAACGACCCCACCCCCAGTACATTATTATAgatttttaaaaataatttatttAACAATTTCAAATGTACAAACAACATGGCACTAACGTTTCCATATTAGAAGCATAGGACCaggtgcatacaaaggaaagatagaaaaaaggagaaaaaaaaactaaaacagatgagaggttgaaataacatccatataaaatacattaaaacaaattaacagggctagggcttttttTTGGTACATTATATTCCTTTATACCAAAAAGCTGCACTGCATTTTTGTTTTTCATGACTTTAAGTGTCTTTGTATAAGCAAGAATTTCCTTGTGAAACACGCAAAAGTTGGGTTTCACGTTCCTATATATTTTGATCTGTGTATATAAAACTTCCCAAAAATAAGAATGTTGTTGACCAAAAAGTCAACGTTGCTATTGCTCATGACGAGTCCATAAACAGTGTCCTTCAGGGAAAAGGTCTCCAGCTGAAAACCCCTTGGGTAAAGCCACGCATGCGCCTCAAGCCATGACGTTTCTGCATACAcgcagtggaaaaataaatgatccgtCGTTTCACTATCATCACAAAACACACAATTAGGTTCAGACAACTTTTGACAGTTATTGGTTTCgattccaaatcgctgtcgtcACAGTTCAGTGGATGGATACACTccatttaacattttaacatggATTTCCTTTGCGTTTGCAACATTATTAgataactagaagaaccccgctacattgtagcggtacCCCACTTCAAGTGGGGGTGGAAAGGGGCTAAATGGCAAGTAGTAGACGATGGTCaccaagcatatttcacatacatgacattgcatacacgataacattaaagggggagagggtcacattttccaggttaagggggggggggtccccagaaaaaaatgttaggtgaaaaaatcaaagatgctcagaatcatctgaaatgccgagaaaagtggtttttagacatttttagaaaaatgcatattttgcatatttatgcataattatgcataattttaattttctgggatttttcccttactctccgagacaacacctaccacctccaaaaagaattaggatcataagtgctttagttttcggtcccgctatctacactaaaacacacacacacacaccacacattgtgacaatatatgagtagattaacGTCGACATCGAGATGCCAGACGCAAACGGGCCACGCATCACCCGGAAGTGCCGCATTCACATCCGGGTTCATAAACCAGCGCCATGGAAGACTTCGCGGAGACTTTCTCTCTGAAACCACGTGACAAGATGTCGCCAAAGGCGCCGCAGCTTTACTACCTAACCGTAACCACAAACTACTTGTATGGACTTCCGAGCTTTACTCATAAACCCAGTGACTGAGTCTGTAGACGGCACGAAAACCGACTTTTGCGGATCCGCCTCGCAACCGCCCCGGGGTCCCTGCCGGTCACGTGGTTTCCGAGAGAACGTCTACGGCGGGCGGGACGCGTGTTCGCCCTGGAGTTCAGGTCATTGAGGGGCCGTCGCAGAGTTTTACCAGCTGTTCTGTAGTTTCCCAGCGGGGTGCCATTTGAAAGAGGAGCCGGTTAAATCATGAGGTCACCGGCCACGGTGAGCCACCACACCGTCTCCCCCGGTCTCCAGGATCAGCTGTCGGGTTGACCGCGGTCTTGCCGGCCGGCTTGAGAGCATGTTTAGACCCGCGCGGCGCGGGGCGGCGCGCTCCCTGTCGCATGGCCGCACATGGTGCACGGCGGCCGGTCTCACCACCAGAGACTCCGACCACGCCGCAGCACTGATGGAGCTCTGCGCCGACAGACACTACATAGCACGGGGGCGGAGTCACAGAGACTCGTTCCTGCGGGGACTGAGCTGCAGCTACGGGCCCCTCGGAACCGAGCTGCACAGGAACATACTGGATCAGTGGTGGAACTCGGTAAGCAAGTCCAACGCTCGGGTGTTCGGGATAGGCACTCTGAATGCCCGCCGGGACGGGGCTGATGCAGGGAATGGGACCTTAAAGGTTGTCGACAGTAGGAGCCTGAACCAAGTACTGGACCTGCAGGAGTTAAGCAAGGAACAGCTCGTACAGAGGTTGCAGAAACTTCTCAAGAGCTCTGCGTCTCTGACAACAAACTTCCTGACTGGTAAAttatttactatatatatatatatgtatatataagctttattatgttattatttaataaaatatttattGTGTTGTCTATATCACTGCTTATGTccaggagatagggaccaccaggtactccccctactgaaacacaatgatgactcaacctgttgaggcatcagctgtgctcctacgacctccagaGGTTACGGAAATGGTGATGATGattactgcttggcatccccctcatcacattttctttttgcatatattataaatccatatagagcagcacagtggttatcacgatcgcctcacagcaagaaggtcctgggttcgagccccgtggtagtccaaccttgggggtcgtcccgggtcgtcctctgtgtggcgtttgcatgttctccctgtgtctgtgtgggtttcctccgggggctccggtttcctcccacagtccaaagacatgtaggtcaggtgactcggccgtactgaattgtccctaggtgtgtgtgtgtgtgtgtgtgtgcgtgcgtggcccctgtgtgatggcctggcggcctgtccagggtgtctcctcacctgctgcccaatgactgctgggatagactccagcgccccacgaccctgggagcaggataagcggttcggataatggataatggataatggatggatgttatatgCCACATAATGATCGTATAATTGTGTAGCTCAGTACAGCAGCATTACCAGGCATACAACTAGTTGGTGGAAAAACACATCGTGTCAGGAACCAGTCATGTCAGAACCGTTTCACACATCTACAGATTATGAGGCAGTGGGCCCCTGGGAAGGATGTCGAAGTCAATTAAGTTCACCTTTAATATTAACAAAGACATAGCCTAAAAACTGACAGCACGCTGTCATTGACAGGAATGACTTGTGTCCTTCACAAATCACAACTCTGCAGTGTGAAATAAAAAGTTACTAACATGCCCCCCAAGACCCCACGGGCCCCTGGACTTGTACCTGCTAAGCCTTTTCAGTAATACATCGGTGCACAGTATAGAAATCTGATTTTGTGAATCAACAAAAACTGCGAGTGCTGTTGCATTACGTTTGTCTGTGGGCAAAAATGGTgtgatgggggcgtccgggtggcgtggcggtctactcttgtgcctaccaacacagggatcaccagttcgaatccccgtgttaccgccggcttggtcgggcgtccctacagacgaattggccgtgtctgtgggtgggaagccagatgtgggtatgtgtcctggtcgctgcactagcgcctcctctggtcggtcagggcgcctgttcggggggaggagggggaactggggggaatagcgtgatcctcccacgcactacgtccccctggtgaaactcctcactgtcaggtgaaaggaagcggctggtgactccacacgtatgggaggaggcatgtggtagtctgcagccctccccggatcggcagagggggtggagcagcgactggggacggctcggaagagtggggtaattggctgagggcaattgaggagaaaaggggggaacccccccccccaaaaaatggtgTGATGTAATTGACATTGTCCTTACCATCCTCGTCAAATCAGAATCGGAACCTGTTGTATTCACCAGGCATGTTTCCATGTCACTGTGAATTGGACTTGCGGCATTGCTCTCTGTGGTGTGGCGGCACCACGTTTTTAACAGAAGTAATATAGAACATCAGAAATATTAGAAATGTGTTGTAAGTTCTTTCCTTGTATATCAGCGTGCTAGATCTCTGTATCTGCAAAGATTAGTGTGAGTGCAAAATGAGTAAGGAAAGATCGTCCAATGCTCATTCCTTTGTCTTTCCTGAAAGTCTGGATTCTTCTGTCTTGATGCAGCAGGTAAGCTTCCTGTGTCATACTTGTGTTGATCTCAGGTGCCTTGGATCAATACCTTCCCTCGCTGGAACTGGTGAACAGGAAGCTGCCCTTCGGCCTGGCTGAGAGCGGTCCGTGTTTCCAGACCTCCGATGGCCGTGGTTGGTGAGCTATCAGCTATCAGTGTTGTCACGTTCATAAACGGCCTCTCTCTTTCACATTCGACGTTTCTGCAACGCTGAACCTGCAGCCAGCTAATTTGGCCAACTGGCATCAGAGCAGGAAGAATGATGTTGATTGATTACATttatcactactactgctactgacactactactgctactactactactactttcggctgctcccattaggggacgccacagtggatcatccgtttccgtatcttcctctgtcacaccagccacctgcatgtcctccctcaccacatccataaacctcctctttggccttcctcttctcctcttccctggcagctccatattcagcatccttctcccaacatacccagcatctctcctccacacatgtccaaaccatctccatcttgtctctcttgctttgtctccaaaccgtccaacctgagctgtccctctaatatactcgttcctaaccctgtccttcttcatcactcccatggaaatcttatcatcttcacctctgccacctccagctcctcctcctgtcttttcatcagtgccactgtctccaaaccatacaacatagctggtctcactaccatcttgtaaaccttccctttaactctcgccGGTACTCTTATGTCTGTAATGGTTGATTAATGGATTAATTAATGGATGTTTAAATAATAATTCCCAGTTCCAGCTGTGCTCTGCAAACAGGGTCTGAGGGAACCAGTTTTAAAACATAGTGGCTGTAATTTCCTGTAAACGTGCCCAGTGTGGAAAAACGTTCACGTATTTGCAGTAACAGTTTCAAGTGATTATTTCCGCTGTGCAGTGCATGAACCTATTTAATACAGTCAGATCTGTGGCTGATTGTAAAGCACACAGTGGACGGTCACAATATTCCTGCAGTGCTTTATAGATCTAAACTGTTCTTTTGTATTTAATAAGATTTGTTTCTGCTGCTCCTTCCGTTCTGCCAGTCCAGCTGAGGTCACCCAGACGTCGCTGGTATGGTTCTGCTCCCCCCGTACGTCCTCCCAGTGGCTGGACCACTGGGCACGACAGAGGCTTCAGTGGTGGAGGAAGGTGAGTTGGTGAACAAGTGTGATTCCCCTGAGTGTccaggtggcggtctattccgttgcctaccaacacagggatcagcggttcgaatccccgtgttgcctccggcttggtcgagcaaccctacagacacaagtggccgtgtctgcaggtgggaagccggatgtgggtatgtgtcctggtcgctgcactagtgcctcctctggtcgggcggggcgcctgttcaggggggagggggaactggggggaataacgtgatcgtcccacgcctggtgaaactcctcactgtcgggtgaaaagaagcggctggtgactccacatgtatgggaggaggcatgtggtagtctgcagccctccccagatcggcagagggggtggagcagagaccgggatggctcagaagagtggggtacttgaccaagtacaattgggggggggggggggggggagaaaaaacctTTTTAGGGCAAACCCAGTCTTATAATTTGCCCTCCACAGGCTAAGGaatggttgtccatcgtatccgatgatgaccatcttctcctatttgtgagttcTTTGGTGGGTGAATACTCCactccgatcctggatgcacagttgcggttgcagaccgggcatgtaagagtggtgctgggggggagggggtagggggggtagctttgtgagcatgcctcttcacacgctttgctacacggtgttgtgtgcgctggttttccatgttcttcactccctgtgagacgtgagagcgccagatggtgcggcaggaggTAAGTTCCTCCAGAGAAGAGGGGCTGGTCTGGCATCTCTTcagtcagtgtggtcttcatttggtctttgagctgctccttctgcccaccagcagtgcgttgaccaaggtgtagttggccgtacAGCACTTCACGGGGGAGTCGTTGGCTGGGTGTGTGAATGACAcccccaagccacctgagttgatggtggtttagggtagactccaccctgcagctgcctgcccgctccaacacctctgtgtgtggcaccctgtcctcccaagtactgccgaggatcctctgcagacacctcacgtggaaggcctccaggcttctgagatggtggctgtagatggtccacgcctcacatccatagagtagtgtggacacacacacacacacacacacacacacacagatcaggcTATTTCAGTTCCACGTAGCTGCTCCTCTTTGTTGCCCGGATGACTCCCTCCTTGTTCTCCCTGCCTCCAAACTAAAATTCAACAAAATGATGTTGAGAGTTTGATCGTCATGCCGTTGCTACACCATCCACATACCAGAGAGATGATTACTGTCGTGAGAAATGTCCTTACCGTCAGCGTGTCTTGTAAGTGTTATATGAGGTGTAAGTAGCTCGTTTAGTTCCTGTGTTTTTAGCTGAGTTCACCGTGTAAAGTGCAGGAGATAAGCAAGAGAGACGCTTTACAAAAGAAATTAATATGCAGTCCTCGCGTTGGCCCATAGGAGTATAAAAAAAATAGCAGGGTTGATTACTTACTGCTTTTCatggttcattcattcattcattcatcttcagccacttctccggggtcgggtcgcggtggcagcaagctaagtagggcgctccagacctccctctccccagcaacgccctccagctcctcctgggggtcccaaggtgttcccaggccagattggacatgtagtccctccagtgagttctgggtctaccccggggtctcctcccagttggccgtgcctggtaaacctccaaaggaaggtgcccaggaggcatcctgatcagatgcccgaaccacctcaactggctccttttgatgtgaaggagcagcggctctactccgagctccctccggatgtctgagctcctcaccctatctctaaggctgagtccagacaccctacggaggaaactcatttcagccgcttgtatccacgatctcaccctttcaggtGCTTCACAAAACTTCCAGTCAaatattttatccatccatccattatctgaaccgcttatcctgcactcagggtcgcggggatgctgaagcctatcccagcagtcattggttggcaggcggggagacaccctggacagaccaccaggccatcacacacacacacacacacacacacacacccattcatacccacggacaattcagtacggccaagtcacctgacctacatgtctttggactgtgggagaaaccggagtccccggaggaaacccacgcagacccggggagaacatgcaaactccacacagaggacgacccgggatgaccccaagattggactaccccggggctcgaacccaggactttcatgctgtgaggcaaccgggcTAACCGCTGTgacactgtgccgcccaaatatTTGATAACTTAACAATATGTGGAGATGAATCACATCCATTTAATTATTATTCCTGTAATTCATATTACAACTACAACATTTACAAAAGCGTGTTTGCTTCATCAGTATTTGATGGCTTTAGCTTGGACACCAAATTACTACCAGCTTGAATAAAAATGAAATCATGTCTATTCTCATCCACTTTTCTACCGTCCTTTTATCTGCCCACCATTCATTcctcaattcatccatccatctacccacctCACTCATCTTTCAACCCATCCTTTTACAGTTTGCTTTGGCTCCATCGGACTTCAGCTGCAGTGACATCTCGGGGGAGGAGGAGCCGGGAGGGAAGGCGTGGCGTGGGGTGAAGATCGTCTACCATTTCCCGTGGGGGCAGGAACCGCTGGAGACGCTACAGAGCCGAGGAAACGCTGAGCTGCTGCAGATGCACGAGAGCGTGAGCGCCAAATTGCAGGTGCCGTTTACATTGTGTGGTTCAAACATGAGCGCCACATAACCTGGCAGGCCAGACCGGTCTCCAGTCTCCAACTCAGAAACATGGGTCTTCACAGACTGAGCCTGGCCTTCCTCTCTTagaaacattcccccccccccttttatctcccccaattgtatctggccaattaccccactcttctgagccgtcccggtctctgctccaccccctctgctgatccagggagggctgcagactaccacatgtctcctcccatacatgtggagtcaccagccgcttcttttcacctgacagtgaggagtttcaccagggggacgtagcatcacgctattccccccagttccccctacccttgaacaggcgccctgactgaccagaggaggcgctagtacggtGACcatgacacacccacatccagcttcccacccgcagacacagccaattgtgtctgcggggacacctgaccaagtcggaggtaacacaggggttcgattcccccgtccccgtgttggtaggcaacggagtagaccgccacgctattctacctggacgccccttagaAACAGTTTCATGTAAAATTTTGCTGTTTGGTTTTTT
This genomic stretch from Lampris incognitus isolate fLamInc1 chromosome 5, fLamInc1.hap2, whole genome shotgun sequence harbors:
- the polg2 gene encoding DNA polymerase subunit gamma-2, mitochondrial, translated to MFRPARRGAARSLSHGRTWCTAAGLTTRDSDHAAALMELCADRHYIARGRSHRDSFLRGLSCSYGPLGTELHRNILDQWWNSVSKSNARVFGIGTLNARRDGADAGNGTLKVVDSRSLNQVLDLQELSKEQLVQRLQKLLKSSASLTTNFLTGALDQYLPSLELVNRKLPFGLAESGPCFQTSDGRGCPAEVTQTSLVWFCSPRTSSQWLDHWARQRLQWWRKFALAPSDFSCSDISGEEEPGGKAWRGVKIVYHFPWGQEPLETLQSRGNAELLQMHESVSAKLQCLDDHKLVVPHVVSITGNMDRGMLAYLFNSLQQQKKEDTEQKLQQRKVLKLHPLLAPVKVALHLGGAATVELRQVCEGLLQDLVEAGISSWPGYLETTATSGEQSSAKYDEMGVLFTVVIDESTLESGLLQVRSRDTTVKEIMHISEVKRSLNRYIAAAKNV